The Candidatus Deferrimicrobiaceae bacterium genomic sequence GTCCCTTCGCGCTGACGATGCCCGCAGTCACGGTGTGCCCGAGCCCAAACGGATTGCCGATGGCGACGACCCACTCCCCGACATCCAGACGGTTCGAATCGCCCAGATGGACATAGGTCAGTTTCGATTTCGGCTTGATCTTGATGAGCGCGATATCGGTCTTCGGGTCGTTCCCGACGACGGTGGCCTTGTACTCTTCCTTGTCGAGCAGCGTCACCGTGACCTCGTCGGCGTTCTCGACGACGTGGTTGTTGGTCAGGATGTAGCCGTCGTCCGAGACGATGAAGCCGGAACCGAGGCTCTTGCGCTTCTGCTCGCGCGGAACCGCGCCGCCCTGCCCGCCCCCGAAGAAATTATTGAAGAACTCGTCGAAAGGATCGCCATGGCCGCCGAACGGGTTGCGGAGCTTCGGCTGGCTGAACTTGACGACCTGCGTCGTGCTGATGTTGACGACGGCCGGCGACACTTCCTTGAACAGCGTCGGGATATCGATCGGCACCAGGCGGGACGCGGCGGCCGGCTCGACCTTTGACGTCCCCGGGTAAAACGCGTTGCAGCGCGGGGAAAGGTTGAAGGCCGACGACAGAACCACCCCCGCGGCGACTGCCGCCAGCAGCAGAACGATGACCTTGCCTCTCGGGACCATCAGGGTTTTCCTCCTCCTTGCGGTTTTCCGGCGTTCGTCGCGGCGAGGTAGCTCATCCTCAGTACATAAAGCCCCTCGGTCAGCACTTCGTCCTCTTCCGCCGTGAGATTTCCCTTCGTCTTTTCCTTGAGGATGTCCATCATGTCGATCGCGTCCCTGGCGCCGGGCAGGTCGACGGGCGACCGCCTGCCGTCCTGCTCCTGGACCATGCCGAGATGCATCATCGCACTGAACTGGAGCGACTGGAGCAGGTCGAGGAAAGCGGGGGGACCGGCTCCGGGCCCGTGCCCGTGCGGCGCGGCGTGGGGGTCTATCGGCGGCACATTCTCTCCCTGCGCGGCGCCCTCCGCGGGGGGCGCCGGAGCATGCGGGGGAGGAGGCGGCGGGATCGTCGCCGACTTTTGCTCGGCCTCCCGCTCCTCGTCGGACATCGTCCGCTTGTCGACGAACTTGAATCCCTTGTCTTCGGTCGATTCGGCCATTTATGCGGGCACCTTTTCCGTAATGACGGCCA encodes the following:
- a CDS encoding DUF1844 domain-containing protein; translated protein: MAESTEDKGFKFVDKRTMSDEEREAEQKSATIPPPPPPHAPAPPAEGAAQGENVPPIDPHAAPHGHGPGAGPPAFLDLLQSLQFSAMMHLGMVQEQDGRRSPVDLPGARDAIDMMDILKEKTKGNLTAEEDEVLTEGLYVLRMSYLAATNAGKPQGGGKP